A genome region from Ficedula albicollis isolate OC2 unplaced genomic scaffold, FicAlb1.5 N00402, whole genome shotgun sequence includes the following:
- the LOC107604371 gene encoding LOW QUALITY PROTEIN: zinc finger protein 239-like (The sequence of the model RefSeq protein was modified relative to this genomic sequence to represent the inferred CDS: substituted 1 base at 1 genomic stop codon), with protein sequence METSEDKSPQQNLVEEAAFSGSTAQESNGEEKPQSSLTGSWVSEEETPTKGQRSGQSCSQSSDLGVHQQLHDGEKPHKCSECGKSFSKRSSLICHWRIHVGERPYECGECGKSFSTRFKLTRHQMIHTGERPYECDKCGKRFQTSSNLVMHQRIHTEEKPFRCPKCGKGFKHNCRLVSHLRIHTGEWPYECGQCGKCFRTSSELIVHRRIHTGEQLYDCDKCSKRFLTSSSLLSHYRIHTEEKPFFCPECGKSFRHSSNFVKHQRVHTGERPYVCPVCGKSFSQSSTLTQHQRSLHXGKHCKCPECRKSFMLCSSSTSHGRIRAG encoded by the coding sequence ATGGAGACCAGCGAGGACAAATCCCCGCAGCAGAACCTCGTGGAAGAGGCCGCTTTCAGCGGCTCCACGGCGCAGGAATCCAACGGGGAGGAAAAGCCCCAGAGCTCCCTCACGGGATCTTGGGTATCCGAGGAGGAAACGCCCACAAAGGGCCAGAGGAGcggacagagctgcagccagagctcgGACCTGGGGGTCCATCAGCAGCTTCATGATGGGGAGAAGCCCCACAAGTGCTCggaatgtgggaagagcttcagcaAGAGATCCTCCCTGATCTGCCACTGGAGAATCCACGTGGGGGAACGGCCCTATGAGTGtggggagtgtgggaagagcttcagtACGAGATTCAAACTGACCCGCCACCAGAtgatccacactggggagaggccctacgagtgtgATAAATGCGGGAAGAGGTTTCAGACCAGCTCCAATCTCGTCATGCATCAGCGCATTCACACGGAGGAGAAGCCCTTCCGCTGCCCCAAATGTGGGAAGGGCTTCAAACACAACTGCCGCCTTGTCTCCCACCTGCGTATCCACACTGGGGAGTGGCCCTACGAGTGTGGCCAGTGTGGGAAGTGCTTCAGGACGAGCTCTGAACTGATTGTCCACCGAAGGATCCACACAGGGGAACAGCTCTACGACTGTGATAAATGTAGCAAGAGGTTTCTGACCAGCTCCAGTCTCCTCAGTCACTATCGAATTCACACAGAAGAGAAGCCCTTCTTCTGCCCcgaatgtgggaagagcttcaggCACAGCTCCAACTTTGTCAAGCACCAGCGCgtccacactggggagaggccctacgtgtgtcctgtgtgtgggAAAAGCTTCTCACAGAGCTCTACCTTGACCCAACACCAAAGGAGTCTCCACTAAGGCAAGCACTGCAAGTGTCCTGAGTGCAGGAAGAGCTTcatgctctgctccagctccacctCCCATGGCAGGATACGTGCTGGATGA